From Brassica oleracea var. oleracea cultivar TO1000 chromosome C3, BOL, whole genome shotgun sequence, a single genomic window includes:
- the LOC106332114 gene encoding uncharacterized protein LOC106332114 — translation MAMSSNYLDAAGLKETFRRSPFKFANTKVPQVGLRDSSSPIKKAPEDEAPNDRLNIQTPFIESALSTSRLQKRNTNLYYDYIQLSQGISQGRVEVVKDFLNRRPDAVDEWINFYETPLLKACACGKPEIVKELLRRMTPEQMIPKMSQNASYHTPLTVVAVSGNMEIAEVLIAKNPKLLEIPGNNGQIPVVVAVENTQMEMARYLYIRTPVQVLLDEDGYHGSLLFLNAIFYKMLDIALDLFSLSERLAVTKHSQIESIPIIVLASKPDLFPGGCYLGPLERFIYSWLEVKLPTLPEATRSDKDQHNTLMRKLLKLLTKWTGIDEVYRMKVMHLQAEKLLLGISKETLKMGLRERSETVDEALLFAVRFGNVDFLVEMIKNNSELLWSTRTSSSSTLFLLAVEFRQEKVFSLLYGLDDRKHLLLADKDCYGNGVLHLAGYPSPPSKLSNVVGATLQMQRELQWFKEAERIAPEIEKERVNTEEQTPSEIFTKEHESLRKEAEKWMKDTAMSCSLVAALIVTVTFAAVFTVPGGTDDNKKGIPFHLKDPHFVTFVVSDLVSCFASCTSVLIFLGILTARYSFDDFLVSLPTKMIAGLSILFVSIAAMLVAFSSALFTMFYDEKWIVPPTILLACFPALLFVLLQYPLLKEMIFSTYGKGIFDRNMKCWS, via the exons ATGGCAATGAGTTCTAATTACTTAGACGCAGCTGGTTTAAAGGAAACATTTAGGAGGAGCCCTTTCAAGTTCGCTAACACAAAGGTTCCCCAAGTTGGCTTACGCGATAGTTCCTCTCCTATAAAGAAAGCTCCTGAAGATGAAGCTCCAAATGATCGTCTCAATATCCAGACTCCATTCATCGAATCAGCCCTTTCCACATCTCGGCTTCAGA AGAGGAATACAAATTTATACTATGACTACATACAACTAAGCCAAGGAATAAGCCAAGGTCGTGTAGAAGTCGTCAAGGACTTCTTGAACCGTCGTCCCGACGCAGTAGACGAATGGATAAACTTTTACGAGACACCTTTGTTGAAAGCTTGCGCGTGTGGGAAGCCTGAGATTGTTAAAGAGCTTCTCCGTCGTATGACACCTGAACAGATGATTCCCAAGATGAGCCAGAATGCTTCATACCACACGCCTCTCACCGTCGTTGCGGTTAGTGGAAACATGGAGATTGCTGAAGTCTTGATCGCCAAGAACCCTAAGCTGCTAGAGATTCCTGGAAACAATGGTCAGATTCCTGTTGTGGTTGCGGTCGAGAACACGCAGATGGAGATGGCTCGTTATCTTTACATTAGAACTCCTGTTCAAGTGTTGCTTGATGAAGATGGGTATCATGGTTCCTTGCTCTTCCTCAACGCCATCTTTTATAAAATGCTGG ACATCGCACTGGATCTGTTCAGCTTGTCTGAACGCTTGGCCGTTACAAAACATTCGCAAATAGAGTCAATACCCATCATTGTTTTGGCTTCAAAGCCTGATCTTTTTCCTGGTGGCTGTTATCTCGGACCGTTGGAACGCTTCATCTACTCTT GGTTAGAAGTAAAGCTGCCGACTCTTCCAGAGGCTACCCGTTCAGACAAAGATCAACATA ATACTCTGATGAGGAAACTGCTCAAATTACTCACCAAATGGACCG GAATAGACGAAGTGTACCGAATGAAAGTGATGCATCTACAAGCGGAGAAGCTTCTACTAGGAATATCAAAGGAAACACTAAAAATGGGACTGAGAGAACGTTCTGAGACGGTGGACGAGGCTTTACTCTTCGCAGTAAGATTTGGAAACGTTGATTTCCTTGTGGAGATGATCAAGAACAACTCCGAGCTTCTATGGTCCACGAGAACTAGCTCCAGCAGTACTCTGTTTCTCTTGGCCGTCGAGTTCAGACAAGAGAAAGTGTTTAGTCTCCTCTACGGTCTTGACGACAGGAAACACCTGTTGCTCGCTGACAAGGACTGTTACGGCAATGGTGTGCTTCATCTCGCCGGTTATCCTTCCCCTCCTTCTAAGCTCTCTAACGTCGTAGGCGCAACTTTGCAGATGCAACGCGAGTTACAATGGTTCAAG GAGGCTGAGAGGATCGCACCGGAGATAGAGAAGGAGAGAGTGAACACAGAAGAGCAGACACCGAGCGAGATATTCACAAAGGAGCACGAATCGTTACGCAAAGAAGCAGAGAAATGGATGAAAGACACGGCGATGTCGTGCAGCTTAGTCGCGGCTCTCATCGTCACGGTAACGTTCGCGGCGGTCTTCACCGTTCCCGGCGGCACTGACGACAATAAAAAAGGTATCCCCTTTCATCTAAAAGACCCGCATTTCGTCACGTTCGTCGTCTCCGATTTGGTCTCGTGCTTCGCCTCGTGCACCTCTGTTCTCATATTCCTCGGGATACTCACCGCGAGATACTCCTTCGACGATTTCTTGGTGTCTCTGCCGACGAAGATGATCGCCGGGCTCTCGATACTGTTCGTCTCCATCGCGGCGATGCTTGTCGCGTTCTCTTCAGCTCTGTTTACGATGTTTTATGACGAGAAATGGATAGTTCCTCCGACGATACTTCTCGCTTGTTTCCCGGCGTTGCTGTTTGTTCTGCTTCAGTATCCTCTCCTTAAAGAGATGATCTTTTCGACTTACGGCAAAGGAATCTTCGACAGAAACATGAAATGTTGGTCTTAA